In Paracoccaceae bacterium Fryx2, a single genomic region encodes these proteins:
- a CDS encoding IS5 family transposase (programmed frameshift), whose amino-acid sequence MIRTTLTDAQWATIAPHCLGRACDPGRTGPDPRLFVEAVLWIARTGSPWRDLPEDFGKWNSVFKRFRRWVKADAFYCMFRALAEDSDFEYTMIDGTIVKVHRHGQGAKGGPQSQAIGRSRGGITTKIMALTDALGNLIDFRLLPGQAHDLRGTAALIEGLSCGKLLADRAFDANWLREMLAEAKIEAVIPPKSNRRFPAEFDCDTYKWRHLIENFFGKLKEYRGIATRCCKTDTSFSAFISLASTVIRLR is encoded by the exons TTGATCCGCACTACTCTGACTGATGCCCAGTGGGCAACCATCGCTCCGCACTGTCTTGGCCGCGCATGCGACCCCGGCCGCACCGGACCCGACCCTCGTCTTTTCGTTGAGGCGGTGCTGTGGATTGCCCGCACGGGCAGCCCCTGGCGCGACCTGCCAGAAGACTTCGGCAAGTGGAATTCAGTATTCAAGCGGTTCCGCAGATGGGTGAAAGCAGACGCTTTCTACTGTATGTTCAGGGCGTTGGCCGAAGATAGCGACTTCGAATACACCATGATTGATGGAACCATTGTCAAAGTCCACCGTCACGGTCAGGGCGCAAAAGGGGGAC CTCAAAGTCAAGCCATTGGGCGTTCTCGCGGCGGTATAACTACCAAGATCATGGCGTTGACAGACGCACTCGGAAACCTGATCGACTTCCGGTTGCTGCCGGGACAGGCTCACGACCTGCGGGGCACGGCGGCGCTCATCGAAGGGCTATCCTGCGGAAAGCTCCTCGCGGACCGTGCTTTCGACGCGAACTGGCTGCGCGAGATGCTGGCGGAGGCCAAGATTGAGGCGGTTATCCCGCCCAAATCCAACCGCCGTTTCCCTGCCGAGTTCGATTGCGACACCTATAAATGGCGTCACCTGATCGAGAACTTCTTTGGAAAACTTAAGGAATATAGGGGTATAGCAACAAGATGCTGCAAGACCGACACCAGTTTCAGCGCATTTATCTCCCTCGCATCAACCGTCATCCGGCTCCGGTGA
- a CDS encoding cobalamin-dependent protein (Presence of a B(12) (cobalamin)-binding domain implies dependence on cobalamin itself, in one of its several forms, or in some unusual lineages, dependence on a cobalamin-like analog.) has protein sequence MQDLQNRLIAQHAAAEDKGVLHFASHVVALLAARNSQPESLLREDLVHLLVNAVTSDNSDRLRDLLRELKRQKITAEALADRYIPEAARAMGAAWSDDRLGFMEVSMGSARLQGLLREIGAAWVADHCETEDNGALLLIVPKAEQHTLGAMVLLGQLRRMGVSVCIRFAPTEEELHSLLRPGRFNGVLVSVASAEKLDVSRRLVKSIRKTGPQGLPVVLGGPVLEIAGEAEAATGADLATNDLVAALQACGLASSAKGVRKRA, from the coding sequence ATGCAGGATTTACAGAACCGGCTGATCGCGCAGCATGCGGCGGCAGAAGACAAGGGGGTGCTCCACTTCGCCTCCCATGTCGTGGCATTGCTTGCCGCGCGCAATTCCCAGCCCGAGTCGCTTTTGCGCGAAGACCTGGTGCACCTGCTGGTCAATGCCGTCACCTCCGACAATTCCGACCGCCTGCGCGACCTGCTGCGCGAACTGAAACGGCAGAAAATCACCGCCGAGGCTTTGGCGGACCGCTATATTCCGGAAGCGGCGCGGGCGATGGGCGCGGCCTGGTCCGATGATCGTCTGGGCTTTATGGAGGTTTCGATGGGGTCGGCCCGGCTGCAGGGGCTGTTGCGCGAAATCGGGGCGGCCTGGGTCGCCGACCATTGCGAGACCGAAGACAATGGTGCATTGCTGCTGATCGTGCCGAAGGCGGAACAGCACACGCTGGGCGCAATGGTGCTGCTGGGGCAATTGCGCCGCATGGGCGTTTCAGTCTGCATACGATTCGCCCCGACCGAGGAAGAATTGCACAGCCTCCTGCGGCCGGGGCGTTTCAACGGGGTTCTGGTTTCGGTGGCGAGTGCGGAAAAACTTGATGTTTCCCGGCGGTTGGTAAAGAGCATCCGCAAGACGGGTCCGCAGGGTCTGCCTGTGGTTCTCGGCGGGCCCGTCCTCGAAATCGCCGGTGAAGCAGAGGCCGCCACGGGCGCCGATCTTGCAACCAACGATCTTGTCGCGGCATTGCAGGCATGTGGCCTGGCGAGCAGTGCCAAAGGTGTGCGCAAGCGTGCGTAA
- the ppsR gene encoding transcriptional regulator PpsR, giving the protein MPLISPDLLSEIISTASDIALLLTAGGIIAFVLVNPHHRSFGQLQHWEGRLAREVLTTESISKLENRLVQLNARPEGESLSVELNHSDQSDWEFPVRYSMHRLKPDGSVLMLGRDLRPIAEMQQKLVSAQMALERDYEAHREMDTRYRVLMEMTRDAIVLVAMSTGRITDLNAAAALLLGGSRSDLLGAAIAQEFEGRRRGEFLEAMSNLAVADSAAPIELQARRSQNRLVVVPLVFRAAGERMLLCRLENPAQAPAKPDELGENLTRLYHEGVDAIVFTDRDGSIRGANEAFLNLTDSPNLAAVRGRSLAEFMVRGAIDLKVLMDNARRAGQMRMYSTKLTNAFAGQIAAEVSATWMNDRPNPVLGLVIRDASRAEAMRRPGFVTTESGMNSVMELVGSSTLKDIVAETTDVVEKMCIETAVELTRNNRVAAAEMLGLSRQSLYVKLRKYGLLSKDVD; this is encoded by the coding sequence ATGCCCCTGATATCGCCCGATCTCCTGTCCGAGATCATATCGACGGCGTCGGATATTGCTCTGCTGCTGACCGCAGGGGGCATTATCGCATTCGTGCTGGTCAATCCGCATCACCGGTCTTTCGGCCAGCTTCAGCATTGGGAAGGCCGCCTCGCGCGCGAAGTCCTGACCACCGAAAGCATATCCAAGCTGGAAAACCGCCTGGTCCAGCTGAATGCCCGGCCCGAAGGGGAATCCCTGTCGGTCGAGCTGAACCATTCCGATCAGAGCGATTGGGAATTCCCGGTGCGCTATTCCATGCACCGGCTGAAGCCGGACGGGTCGGTGCTGATGCTTGGCCGCGACCTGCGTCCAATCGCGGAGATGCAACAGAAGCTCGTTTCGGCGCAAATGGCGCTGGAACGCGACTATGAAGCACATCGTGAAATGGACACCCGCTATCGCGTGCTGATGGAAATGACCCGGGATGCCATCGTCCTCGTGGCGATGAGCACGGGCCGCATCACGGATCTGAACGCGGCCGCAGCCTTGTTGCTGGGCGGCAGCCGCAGCGACCTGCTGGGTGCCGCCATTGCGCAGGAGTTCGAGGGGCGCAGGCGCGGCGAGTTTCTTGAGGCGATGTCGAACCTCGCGGTGGCCGATTCCGCCGCCCCGATCGAACTGCAGGCCCGCCGGTCGCAGAACAGGCTGGTGGTGGTGCCGCTGGTGTTTCGGGCCGCGGGCGAGCGGATGCTGCTGTGCCGGCTGGAAAACCCGGCGCAGGCCCCGGCCAAGCCCGACGAACTGGGCGAAAATCTGACCCGGCTGTATCACGAAGGCGTCGATGCCATCGTGTTCACCGACCGCGACGGTTCGATTCGCGGCGCCAACGAGGCGTTCCTGAACCTGACTGATTCGCCCAACCTTGCCGCCGTCCGGGGCCGCTCGCTGGCCGAGTTCATGGTGCGCGGTGCGATCGACCTCAAGGTGCTGATGGACAATGCCCGCCGCGCAGGCCAGATGCGGATGTATTCCACCAAGCTTACCAACGCCTTCGCGGGCCAGATTGCCGCAGAAGTTTCGGCCACCTGGATGAACGACCGGCCCAATCCGGTGCTGGGTCTGGTGATCCGCGACGCCAGCCGCGCCGAAGCGATGCGCCGCCCCGGCTTCGTCACGACCGAAAGCGGCATGAACAGCGTGATGGAGCTTGTCGGGTCGTCCACCCTAAAGGACATCGTGGCGGAAACCACGGATGTCGTTGAAAAGATGTGCATCGAGACTGCGGTTGAGCTGACGCGCAACAACCGCGTCGCCGCGGCCGAGATGCTGGGCCTGTCGCGCCAGTCGCTCTACGTCAAGCTGCGCAAGTACGGCCTGCTCAGCAAGGATGTCGACTAG
- the bchE gene encoding magnesium-protoporphyrin IX monomethyl ester anaerobic oxidative cyclase has protein sequence MRIVFVHPNYHSGGAEIAGNWPPAWVAYLTGSLKNAGFDDIHFIDAMTNHIGHDELRARLAALKPDVVGTTAITPAIYEAEEVMKIASEVVPNALRVLGGIHATFMYRQVLTEAPWIDVIVRGEGEEIMVALMQAAAEGRLPADRRTIKGIAFIEGTEIVATQAAPTVKDLDGIDPDWTILEWDKYIYVPLGVRVAIPNMARGCPFTCSFCSQWKFWRDYRVRDPKKVVDEIERLVNNHGVGFFILADEEPTINRKKFIEFCEELIKRGLPDKVKWGINTRVTDIYRDRELLSFYRSAGLVHISLGTEAAAQMKLDQFNKETTVAENKEAIRLLREADIFTEAQFIVGLDNETKETLEETFQMAWDWQPDLANWAMYTPWPFTPLFQELRDQVEVFDFSKYNFVTPIMKPKALTRGELLDGVMKNYRRFYMRKALFHYPWRGTGFRRRYLLGCLKAFLKAGVGRTFYDLGKAGYWGPQSKGKVDFHFDETRTIAAAQMEDWDSNADKARRAAERREAIKAQGKARAEERNAALAAEPVIDEFEQPIRDAVEVEVPDLGPMACGGGKRQITEAAE, from the coding sequence ATGCGCATTGTTTTCGTTCACCCCAACTACCACTCCGGCGGGGCCGAGATTGCAGGCAACTGGCCGCCGGCCTGGGTGGCCTATCTGACCGGCTCGCTCAAGAACGCCGGGTTCGACGACATCCATTTCATCGACGCCATGACCAACCACATCGGTCATGACGAACTGCGTGCCCGCCTTGCGGCGCTGAAGCCCGACGTGGTCGGGACCACCGCCATCACCCCCGCGATCTACGAGGCCGAAGAGGTGATGAAGATCGCCTCGGAGGTCGTGCCGAACGCGCTGCGGGTTCTGGGCGGCATCCACGCCACCTTCATGTATCGCCAGGTGCTGACCGAAGCGCCGTGGATCGACGTGATCGTGCGCGGCGAAGGCGAAGAGATCATGGTGGCGCTGATGCAGGCGGCCGCCGAAGGGCGTCTGCCCGCAGACCGCCGCACCATCAAGGGCATCGCCTTCATCGAGGGCACCGAGATCGTGGCGACGCAGGCGGCCCCGACCGTCAAGGATCTGGACGGCATCGACCCCGACTGGACGATCCTCGAATGGGACAAGTACATCTACGTGCCGCTGGGCGTGCGGGTTGCCATTCCGAACATGGCGCGCGGCTGCCCCTTCACCTGTTCCTTCTGCAGCCAGTGGAAGTTCTGGCGCGACTACCGCGTGCGCGACCCCAAGAAGGTGGTGGACGAGATCGAGCGTCTGGTGAACAACCACGGCGTCGGCTTCTTCATCCTCGCGGACGAGGAACCCACGATCAACCGCAAGAAGTTCATCGAGTTCTGCGAGGAACTGATCAAGCGCGGCCTGCCCGACAAGGTCAAATGGGGCATCAACACCCGCGTGACCGACATCTACCGCGACCGCGAACTGCTCAGCTTCTACCGCTCGGCCGGTCTGGTTCACATCAGCCTCGGCACCGAAGCCGCGGCGCAGATGAAGCTCGACCAGTTCAACAAGGAAACCACCGTCGCCGAGAACAAGGAGGCGATTCGCCTGCTTCGCGAGGCCGACATCTTCACCGAAGCGCAGTTCATCGTCGGGCTCGACAACGAAACCAAGGAAACGCTGGAAGAAACCTTCCAGATGGCGTGGGACTGGCAGCCGGATCTGGCCAACTGGGCGATGTATACGCCTTGGCCCTTCACCCCGCTGTTCCAGGAGTTGCGTGACCAGGTCGAGGTTTTCGACTTCTCGAAATACAACTTCGTGACGCCGATCATGAAGCCCAAGGCGCTGACGCGCGGCGAGCTTCTGGACGGGGTGATGAAGAACTACCGCCGCTTCTACATGCGCAAGGCGCTGTTCCACTATCCGTGGCGCGGCACCGGGTTCCGCCGCCGCTATCTGCTGGGCTGCCTGAAGGCGTTCCTCAAGGCCGGGGTCGGGCGCACCTTCTACGATCTGGGCAAGGCCGGCTACTGGGGCCCGCAATCCAAGGGCAAGGTCGACTTCCACTTCGACGAGACGCGCACGATCGCGGCGGCGCAGATGGAGGATTGGGACAGCAACGCCGACAAGGCCCGTCGCGCCGCCGAACGCCGCGAGGCGATCAAGGCGCAGGGCAAGGCCCGGGCCGAGGAGCGCAACGCCGCCCTGGCCGCCGAACCGGTCATCGACGAGTTCGAACAGCCGATCCGTGACGCCGTCGAAGTCGAAGTGCCGGATCTTGGTCCGATGGCCTGCGGTGGCGGCAAGCGGCAGATCACCGAAGCGGCTGAATAG
- the bchJ gene encoding bacteriochlorophyll 4-vinyl reductase, whose amino-acid sequence MIAMARPSGHDNVQGHRIGPNAVLQLHDVLEREEGAQIRRALFACADLIPPPPDAGMLPEDEVARLHHALRLYLPHKAPHLSRLAGLAVGDYILANRIPKLAQRLIKALPAPLGARLLAIAITKHAWTFAGSGAFRVVNHRPLTFEIANNPLVASDTAATPQCHWHAAVFERLFSQLVWPDVTVEETTCCACGDPACVFVLHPNGKH is encoded by the coding sequence ATGATCGCCATGGCGCGCCCCTCTGGTCATGACAATGTGCAGGGGCACCGCATCGGCCCGAATGCCGTCCTGCAACTTCACGACGTGCTGGAACGGGAGGAGGGCGCGCAGATCCGGCGCGCCCTCTTCGCCTGCGCCGACCTGATCCCGCCGCCGCCTGATGCCGGAATGCTGCCCGAAGACGAGGTGGCGCGCCTGCACCATGCCCTGCGGCTATACCTGCCGCACAAGGCGCCGCACCTGTCGCGGCTCGCCGGGCTTGCGGTGGGTGACTACATCCTTGCCAACCGCATCCCGAAGCTGGCGCAACGCCTGATCAAGGCCTTGCCCGCGCCGCTCGGCGCACGGCTGCTGGCGATCGCGATCACCAAGCACGCCTGGACTTTCGCAGGGTCGGGCGCGTTTCGCGTCGTCAACCACCGCCCCCTGACCTTCGAGATCGCGAACAACCCGCTGGTCGCCTCCGATACCGCCGCGACGCCGCAATGCCACTGGCACGCCGCGGTGTTCGAGCGGCTGTTCTCGCAGCTGGTCTGGCCGGATGTGACGGTCGAGGAAACCACCTGCTGCGCCTGCGGCGACCCCGCCTGCGTGTTTGTCCTTCACCCGAACGGCAAGCACTGA
- the chlG gene encoding chlorophyll synthase ChlG produces MTVSSNLHIRTLPQPRALLELIKPITWFPPMWAYLCGVVSVGAPILPQWPLVLVGIVLAGPVVCGMSQAANDWCDRHVDAVNEPNRPIPSGRIPGRWGLWVALIMSALSLALGWTLGPWGFGATVVGVLAAWAYSAEPVRLKRSGWWGPGLVGLCYEGLPWFTGAAVLAAGAPGIEIVMIATLYALGAHGIMTLNDFKALEGDKQHGVRSLPVTLGPDVAARLACTVMALAQLLVIALLVIWGRPLHALAVAAVLGGQIAAMRVLLRDPKGKAPWYNGTGIVMYVSGMMVSAFALRGLESM; encoded by the coding sequence ATGACTGTCAGCTCAAACTTACACATTCGCACCCTGCCACAGCCCCGCGCCCTGCTGGAGCTGATAAAACCGATCACCTGGTTCCCGCCGATGTGGGCTTACCTGTGTGGTGTGGTTTCGGTGGGCGCACCCATCCTGCCGCAGTGGCCGCTGGTCCTGGTGGGCATCGTGCTGGCCGGCCCCGTGGTCTGCGGCATGAGCCAGGCCGCGAACGACTGGTGCGACCGGCATGTCGACGCGGTGAACGAGCCGAACCGGCCGATCCCGTCGGGGCGCATCCCGGGCCGCTGGGGGTTGTGGGTCGCGCTGATCATGTCGGCGCTGTCACTGGCGCTCGGCTGGACACTGGGGCCATGGGGTTTTGGCGCGACGGTGGTCGGCGTGCTGGCCGCCTGGGCCTATTCGGCAGAGCCGGTGCGGCTGAAAAGGTCCGGCTGGTGGGGGCCGGGGCTGGTGGGCCTTTGCTATGAGGGCCTGCCATGGTTCACCGGGGCGGCGGTTCTGGCTGCCGGTGCGCCGGGCATCGAGATCGTGATGATCGCGACGCTTTATGCCCTTGGTGCTCACGGTATCATGACGCTGAACGATTTCAAGGCCCTGGAGGGCGACAAGCAGCATGGCGTGCGCTCGCTTCCGGTGACGCTCGGCCCCGATGTGGCGGCACGGCTGGCCTGCACGGTGATGGCGCTGGCGCAGCTTCTGGTGATCGCCCTGTTGGTGATCTGGGGGCGCCCGCTTCATGCGCTGGCCGTGGCTGCGGTGCTGGGCGGCCAGATCGCTGCGATGCGGGTGCTGCTGCGCGACCCGAAAGGCAAGGCACCGTGGTATAATGGCACCGGCATCGTGATGTATGTCTCGGGCATGATGGTTTCCGCCTTCGCGCTGCGCGGGCTGGAGTCGATGTGA